Proteins encoded in a region of the Spirochaeta lutea genome:
- a CDS encoding PIG-L deacetylase family protein produces MSTEFARNIVVFAAHPDDTEIFVAGTLKLLADRGWNITVCTMTAGGMGGIGSSEEKTIRLRKREAQKAAALLGADYRCLDGRDGYLFDTEALRIKTIDLIREKKAGVVITHLPMDYHSDHRTTASIVDAAAMLATLPNVPSRFEPLDVTPLFYHSATLGLTDPLGNAIAAPHFYVDITSVEDTKMEMLACHQSQIELMRIMHKMDDFFGEMKKQDIAWGRKAGVQYAEAYWQHLGGGYQKQPLLQTELAQYLITK; encoded by the coding sequence ATGAGTACAGAATTTGCCCGAAACATTGTTGTGTTTGCCGCTCACCCCGACGATACTGAGATTTTTGTGGCGGGAACCCTGAAGCTGCTCGCCGACCGCGGCTGGAATATTACCGTGTGTACCATGACCGCCGGGGGAATGGGGGGGATTGGAAGCTCCGAGGAAAAAACCATCCGCCTTCGAAAACGGGAGGCCCAGAAGGCTGCCGCACTCTTGGGGGCAGACTACCGGTGTTTGGATGGGCGTGATGGGTACCTGTTTGATACCGAGGCGCTGAGGATCAAAACCATCGATCTGATCCGGGAGAAGAAGGCCGGAGTGGTAATTACCCATTTACCCATGGATTACCACTCGGACCACCGGACCACAGCATCCATTGTGGATGCCGCTGCGATGTTGGCTACCCTGCCTAATGTCCCCAGCCGGTTCGAGCCCTTGGATGTGACCCCGCTGTTTTACCACAGCGCCACCCTGGGGCTGACTGACCCCTTGGGAAATGCCATAGCTGCACCCCATTTTTATGTGGATATAACCTCCGTGGAGGATACGAAGATGGAGATGTTAGCCTGTCACCAAAGTCAGATTGAACTCATGCGGATCATGCATAAAATGGATGATTTTTTCGGAGAGATGAAAAAGCAGGATATTGCCTGGGGCAGGAAAGCCGGGGTTCAGTATGCTGAGGCCTACTGGCAGCACCTGGGTGGCGGGTACCAAAAGCAGCCTCTCTTACAAACCGAGCTGGCCCAGTACCTTATAACCAAGTAG
- a CDS encoding sensor histidine kinase, with protein MSSDRDLSPNRERTLDEGLSRMIRRFAETGGSVDGETAGPRQALLGALEDTGRLWAGTWRVICVEDGLLVQALGLDDRRPILAGGASEQSGEECIRAICCIGDSETSPSPSLDAARQRILERLAEDPVAILPDTGTLVVKLGRRDEPMGFFIIGGFECLPHRGELLLLRMLGEVLGSFLQRIRGEFADRQHRAEIQRDLARWACLYRIAGLARGDLTEPREYFTRAAALIRDGLAYPEESRVTLRIWDILCVSRGSLVDEAREDPAGRGGGEIAIPLGTSDGGEGLLTVDLPRGLTTHDRQLVDAAGAELSLVIENYRLHGQRDLMEIQLRHTQKIEALGRLSAGLAHEMNTPLQYISDNLTFLSASFKRAVGYLAELRRQMPSRGIPAALKDQMELSYLLYEVPRAIRQSRSGVEHLSSLVSSMRVFAHPDSRSTRETKPEELVLNALNLCRSQVRRVARIHRRIVPGLPAIRTLVGDVTQVLVNLLINAAQAVESRNKITGRTRGLIQITVRRIEGGTEFRISDNGSGIPEDLQGRLFEPFVTTKKPGSGTGQGLSIVREIVEHRLGGELLFWSRPGEGSEFAVILPDRGE; from the coding sequence TTGAGTTCTGACCGAGATCTCTCCCCAAACCGCGAACGCACCCTGGATGAGGGGCTCTCCCGGATGATCCGGCGTTTTGCCGAGACGGGGGGCTCGGTTGACGGGGAAACTGCGGGACCGCGGCAGGCATTGCTGGGGGCCCTGGAGGATACCGGGCGGCTCTGGGCCGGGACCTGGCGGGTCATCTGCGTGGAGGACGGTCTGCTGGTTCAGGCCCTGGGGCTGGATGACCGGCGGCCCATCTTGGCTGGGGGGGCTTCGGAGCAGTCCGGGGAAGAATGTATCCGGGCCATCTGCTGTATCGGGGATAGCGAGACCTCCCCATCCCCGAGCCTGGACGCTGCCCGGCAACGGATCCTTGAACGCTTGGCGGAGGATCCCGTGGCAATTCTGCCCGATACCGGGACCCTGGTTGTCAAGTTAGGGCGCCGGGATGAGCCTATGGGGTTTTTTATTATAGGGGGATTCGAATGCCTGCCCCATCGGGGGGAGCTGCTGCTTCTCCGGATGCTTGGGGAGGTCCTGGGCAGCTTCTTGCAGCGTATCCGGGGTGAATTCGCCGATAGGCAGCACCGGGCCGAGATCCAGCGGGATTTGGCGCGATGGGCCTGCCTGTACCGGATCGCCGGTCTTGCCCGGGGAGATCTGACCGAGCCCCGGGAGTACTTTACCCGGGCTGCGGCCCTCATTCGGGATGGTCTGGCGTATCCCGAAGAAAGTCGAGTGACCCTGCGGATCTGGGACATCCTCTGTGTTTCCCGGGGCAGTTTGGTGGATGAAGCCCGGGAAGACCCAGCGGGTCGGGGTGGCGGAGAGATTGCAATCCCCTTGGGGACCTCGGATGGCGGAGAGGGATTGCTGACGGTGGATCTGCCCCGGGGACTTACAACCCACGACCGTCAGTTGGTGGATGCCGCCGGGGCGGAGCTTTCCCTGGTCATCGAAAACTACCGGCTTCACGGCCAGCGGGATCTCATGGAGATTCAGCTGCGGCATACCCAAAAGATCGAGGCCTTGGGGCGGTTGAGTGCAGGTCTCGCCCATGAAATGAATACCCCCCTGCAGTATATAAGCGATAACCTTACCTTTTTATCTGCCTCCTTCAAGCGGGCGGTGGGGTACCTGGCGGAGCTGCGGCGCCAGATGCCGAGCCGGGGCATTCCGGCTGCCCTGAAGGATCAGATGGAGCTTTCCTACCTTCTCTACGAGGTTCCCCGGGCGATACGCCAGTCCAGAAGCGGGGTTGAGCATCTGAGCTCCCTGGTTTCATCCATGCGGGTGTTTGCCCATCCCGACTCGCGTTCCACCCGGGAGACGAAGCCCGAGGAGCTGGTGCTGAACGCCCTGAATCTATGCCGGTCCCAGGTTCGCCGGGTTGCCCGGATTCACCGGCGGATCGTTCCGGGTCTGCCGGCCATTCGGACCCTGGTGGGGGATGTTACCCAGGTTCTGGTGAACCTGTTGATAAATGCTGCCCAGGCGGTGGAATCACGCAATAAGATTACCGGCAGAACCCGGGGCCTAATCCAGATTACCGTCCGCCGGATTGAGGGGGGGACGGAGTTCAGGATTTCCGATAACGGTTCGGGAATCCCTGAAGATCTTCAAGGCAGGCTCTTCGAGCCCTTTGTGACCACCAAAAAACCCGGCAGCGGAACGGGCCAGGGATTGTCCATTGTCCGGGAGATTGTTGAACATAGGCTGGGGGGTGAACTTTTGTTCTGGTCCCGGCCCGGGGAAGGCTCGGAGTTTGCGGTAATCTTGCCTGATCGGGGGGAATAA
- a CDS encoding SIS domain-containing protein: MNNSEPRYTAYNLSREMLETPGVVRRFKIDGVREIAEAAKGFSAFFLTGEGSSRIFPAKRAMYQNFSRSNPLWMSTEGSTQAMEYNLDHSAVFGASNSGKTKELLRLFYQLKDHGHTGFFGVTANDGTPLVEVSKKAVVLSCGPEQAVAATKSVMEQALVYHGVFSLIRGEDTGAFEAGLKELADAMEEVLGASLGADKYQGLVEGSMIYFAGRNNGVAEELTLKTNEITRKKSSFLEGTYAVHGIEEVMRAGEALVLVDPFEAEEEKFEECLVTGAGVVPVAISHRETRFPTIRIPKIADEFMPYLQMAAGWSLLLEAGLDLGINLDKPERARKVGNEFSL, encoded by the coding sequence ATGAATAATTCAGAACCGCGTTACACTGCCTACAATCTGAGCCGGGAAATGCTGGAAACCCCGGGGGTTGTACGGAGATTCAAGATTGATGGGGTACGGGAAATCGCCGAGGCCGCCAAGGGTTTTTCGGCATTTTTTCTAACCGGTGAAGGTTCCAGTCGAATCTTTCCGGCAAAACGGGCCATGTATCAGAACTTCTCACGTTCGAATCCCCTTTGGATGAGTACCGAGGGATCCACCCAGGCCATGGAATACAATCTGGATCATAGTGCCGTGTTCGGCGCTTCAAACTCCGGAAAAACCAAGGAATTGCTCCGGCTGTTCTACCAGCTGAAAGACCATGGCCACACCGGGTTTTTTGGGGTTACCGCCAACGATGGAACGCCCTTGGTAGAGGTGTCTAAGAAGGCGGTGGTATTGTCCTGCGGTCCCGAACAGGCCGTTGCGGCAACCAAGAGCGTGATGGAACAGGCTCTGGTGTACCACGGCGTGTTTTCTCTGATCCGGGGCGAGGATACCGGGGCATTTGAGGCGGGCTTGAAGGAGCTTGCCGATGCAATGGAGGAGGTGTTGGGCGCTTCCCTGGGGGCTGACAAGTATCAGGGGCTGGTTGAGGGATCCATGATCTATTTTGCCGGCCGGAATAACGGGGTCGCCGAGGAACTGACGCTAAAAACCAACGAAATAACCCGGAAGAAGTCTTCCTTTCTGGAGGGAACCTACGCCGTCCACGGTATTGAAGAGGTCATGCGGGCCGGGGAGGCGCTGGTGCTAGTTGACCCCTTTGAGGCGGAGGAAGAAAAGTTCGAGGAGTGCCTGGTTACCGGCGCCGGAGTAGTTCCGGTAGCCATTTCCCACCGGGAAACCCGGTTCCCAACCATCCGTATACCGAAGATTGCCGACGAGTTCATGCCCTATCTGCAGATGGCAGCGGGATGGAGTCTGCTTCTTGAAGCCGGTTTGGATCTCGGAATTAATCTGGATAAGCCCGAGCGCGCCCGGAAGGTTGGCAATGAGTTTTCGCTCTAG
- a CDS encoding diphosphate--fructose-6-phosphate 1-phosphotransferase has product MKHGNLVIGQSGGPTSVINSSLAGVIEAALESGSFDRVLGMNFGIEGLMEERFFDLGKQGREVIRGLRSTPGSALSSSRHKLQEEDFPRILEVLKKYDIRVFMLIGGNDTMDTVHRVEAHCRKAGYELRGIGIPKTVDNDLFGTDHTPGFASAARSNILNVRQGGVLARDMRRVDQFVVYQTIGRDAGWLAAATALARQQEGDGPHLIYMPERRFTTERFIADAEAAYAAHGWVSVVCGEGITYPDGMPVSASKTQDRFSNTEFGAMGGASVALQLHRMLREHFGWRGEFQITESLIMSDAARREEQDAQEAYECGRKAVSLALDGVSGVMVSIQRVSDNPYSIELGTAALEDVAVRAKPMPDTFINETGNYPSQAFIDYCTPLISALPEFTRLEDKMV; this is encoded by the coding sequence ATGAAACATGGAAACCTAGTCATTGGCCAATCCGGGGGACCTACCTCGGTTATAAACAGCTCCCTCGCCGGGGTAATTGAAGCTGCACTGGAGTCAGGCAGTTTCGACCGGGTCTTGGGAATGAATTTCGGTATAGAAGGCCTCATGGAGGAGCGTTTTTTCGATCTGGGCAAACAGGGTCGGGAGGTTATCCGGGGACTGCGTTCTACTCCGGGATCGGCCCTAAGTTCATCCCGGCATAAACTCCAGGAGGAGGATTTCCCGCGGATACTTGAGGTCCTAAAGAAGTATGATATTAGGGTGTTCATGCTCATCGGCGGCAATGACACCATGGATACTGTTCATCGGGTGGAAGCCCATTGCCGGAAGGCAGGCTATGAACTCCGGGGAATAGGCATTCCCAAGACGGTGGACAACGATTTGTTCGGGACCGACCATACCCCGGGATTCGCCAGCGCCGCCCGGTCCAATATATTGAATGTGCGCCAGGGCGGTGTTCTTGCCCGGGATATGCGCAGGGTGGATCAGTTTGTGGTTTACCAGACCATAGGCCGGGATGCCGGGTGGCTGGCTGCGGCTACGGCACTGGCCCGGCAGCAGGAGGGAGACGGCCCGCATCTCATCTACATGCCCGAGCGTCGGTTCACCACGGAGCGGTTCATTGCCGATGCAGAGGCGGCATATGCGGCCCATGGCTGGGTTTCGGTGGTCTGTGGTGAGGGTATAACCTATCCCGACGGGATGCCGGTGAGTGCCAGCAAGACCCAGGACCGGTTCAGCAATACTGAGTTCGGCGCCATGGGGGGGGCTTCGGTGGCCCTTCAGCTGCACCGGATGCTCCGGGAACACTTCGGTTGGCGGGGTGAGTTCCAGATTACCGAGAGCCTGATTATGAGTGACGCCGCCCGCAGGGAGGAGCAGGATGCCCAGGAGGCCTATGAATGCGGACGTAAGGCGGTGAGCCTTGCCCTGGATGGGGTTTCGGGGGTCATGGTGTCCATCCAGCGAGTGTCTGATAATCCATACAGTATCGAGCTGGGAACGGCGGCATTGGAGGATGTGGCTGTGCGTGCTAAGCCCATGCCCGATACCTTTATTAATGAAACGGGGAACTATCCCAGCCAGGCCTTTATCGACTACTGCACGCCCCTGATCAGTGCACTGCCGGAATTCACCCGCCTCGAAGATAAGATGGTATAG
- a CDS encoding M48 family metallopeptidase, with protein MNEFPSIDPKTWEHPADRAALNALRAVPGVNEVIRFVVGLTGESSLRQLFLASAVRVSPDQFPRVHALTIQACSTLDIHPVPEVYVTQNPVLNAGAVGVDRPFITLNSSLVQAMDDQELLCIIGHELGHIASNHVLYKTLLWLLVNSTALVLQLPVGQLALYAIIAALREWDRKSELTADRAGLLTVQDPNVQYRVLMKLAGGSEIGQMNIDSFLAQAADYDAAGTMVDSIHKVINLIGQTHPFPVIRVSELKTWIDSGSYQRILDGEYFQRDSTASASRTAGEDTANPGEQTSRPSRPSFEELRRDFEESSKAYQEELRRSKDPLAKAAADLGERLQKSASDAGKNLEDFFKKLQGR; from the coding sequence ATGAACGAATTTCCATCCATTGACCCAAAAACCTGGGAACATCCCGCTGACCGGGCCGCCCTGAACGCCCTCCGGGCGGTACCGGGAGTAAACGAGGTGATCCGCTTTGTTGTCGGCTTGACCGGAGAATCCAGTCTGCGTCAGCTCTTTTTAGCCTCAGCTGTCCGGGTAAGCCCCGACCAGTTTCCCCGGGTCCATGCTCTGACCATCCAGGCCTGCAGCACCCTGGACATCCACCCCGTTCCAGAGGTCTATGTAACCCAGAACCCCGTACTAAACGCCGGTGCAGTGGGAGTCGACCGCCCCTTCATTACCCTGAACTCCAGCCTCGTTCAAGCTATGGACGACCAGGAACTACTGTGCATTATCGGCCATGAACTGGGCCACATCGCCAGCAACCATGTCCTATACAAAACCCTGCTCTGGCTCCTGGTGAATTCCACCGCCCTGGTTCTCCAGCTCCCGGTGGGCCAGCTTGCCCTCTACGCCATCATCGCCGCCCTGCGTGAATGGGACCGAAAAAGCGAACTCACCGCAGACCGGGCGGGACTGCTCACCGTTCAGGACCCCAATGTCCAATACCGGGTACTCATGAAGCTTGCCGGGGGCAGCGAGATCGGGCAGATGAACATCGACTCATTTCTTGCCCAGGCAGCGGACTACGATGCAGCCGGCACCATGGTCGACAGCATACACAAGGTCATCAACCTCATCGGCCAAACCCATCCCTTCCCGGTCATCCGGGTGTCCGAACTAAAAACGTGGATCGATTCCGGATCCTACCAGCGCATCTTGGATGGGGAATATTTTCAAAGGGATTCAACTGCCTCGGCTTCCCGAACCGCCGGTGAAGACACCGCAAACCCCGGCGAACAAACCAGTCGGCCCAGCAGGCCGAGCTTTGAAGAGCTGCGTCGAGACTTTGAGGAATCCAGCAAGGCGTACCAGGAAGAATTACGCCGCTCCAAGGATCCCCTGGCAAAGGCCGCCGCTGATCTAGGCGAACGGCTTCAAAAATCCGCCTCCGACGCAGGCAAGAACCTAGAAGACTTTTTTAAAAAACTACAAGGCCGGTAA
- the bcp gene encoding thioredoxin-dependent thiol peroxidase — protein MSANPQPVRLEEGQSAPDFTLADQDGQLVTLEQLRGKHVLVYFYPKDDTPGCTKEACSLRDTWQDFVNTDTVILGISKDDAASHRRFIEKYQLPFTLLSDPQGEVMTRYGAWGEKNMYGKKTMGVIRSSFLIDPQGRIKKIWRRVNTETHGSDVLAAL, from the coding sequence ATGAGTGCAAACCCCCAACCTGTCCGGCTGGAAGAAGGACAGTCAGCACCGGATTTTACCCTGGCAGACCAAGACGGTCAGCTGGTCACCCTAGAACAACTCCGGGGAAAACACGTTCTGGTCTATTTCTACCCCAAGGATGACACCCCGGGTTGTACCAAGGAGGCGTGCAGCCTTCGGGACACCTGGCAGGATTTTGTAAATACCGACACCGTAATCCTGGGCATAAGCAAGGACGATGCCGCCAGCCACCGCCGGTTCATAGAAAAGTACCAACTGCCCTTTACTCTGTTGTCCGACCCTCAAGGAGAGGTCATGACCCGGTACGGAGCCTGGGGTGAAAAAAATATGTACGGTAAAAAAACCATGGGCGTTATTCGGTCCAGCTTCCTTATTGATCCCCAGGGACGAATAAAGAAGATCTGGCGCCGGGTTAATACCGAAACCCACGGCAGCGATGTACTAGCTGCCCTGTAA
- a CDS encoding YlcI/YnfO family protein, with product MSTLSIRIPDSLHASVKRFSKEDHVSINQFIAAAVAEKITALETENYLSERAQSGSTEKFKEILKKVPNIEPEQHDK from the coding sequence ATGAGCACGTTGAGTATAAGAATCCCAGATTCACTTCATGCATCAGTGAAACGATTCTCGAAAGAAGATCATGTTTCAATAAATCAATTTATTGCTGCAGCCGTAGCAGAAAAAATTACCGCCCTGGAAACGGAAAATTATCTGAGTGAACGAGCACAGTCTGGCAGCACTGAAAAGTTCAAAGAAATATTAAAAAAGGTTCCCAATATAGAACCAGAACAGCATGATAAATGA
- a CDS encoding ROK family transcriptional regulator has protein sequence MIRRTGQLYSELLRLGPLSNQELSNHFQLSPASITQILRPLLNDGVLEERTPQDYPEDILAQETKEGKRRRRKITFYPKHSLGYLLSGEFIGSRLIFRKSDFSLNLEEGFFMEISLDTRADFLDQISRTIRDIQRKDPRRLLALGFTVSGRVDLDTHRLIFSNNQPFLLDIDIAGELRNRLSLPTVVVNDSHAISTAERFCGQARYLDHFLSLFIEEGVGLGIFVNGTAYQGFQNLAGEPGNLIMVPQGKQKSGSPRGSVEAYISREALFSELQTLRPDSTAKPAGSTPSTGDLPWTQEYAYELLTHLVAQKLPAAQSILEGMADKTALLCANLLTLLAPEALFITGPLGEMGPAFHTMVTQSLKPYTVPGLYDFYRKRIRFSSAYKQNMALGTAKIAADHALLHYDQEAES, from the coding sequence ATGATCCGACGAACCGGTCAACTTTACAGCGAACTCCTCCGTCTCGGTCCCCTATCCAACCAGGAACTATCAAACCACTTTCAGCTTTCTCCGGCGAGTATTACCCAAATACTTCGCCCCTTACTCAACGACGGGGTCTTGGAAGAACGGACGCCCCAGGACTACCCGGAGGATATTCTGGCCCAGGAAACCAAAGAAGGTAAACGCAGACGGCGGAAAATCACCTTTTACCCGAAACACAGCCTCGGCTACCTGCTCTCAGGAGAGTTCATCGGGTCCCGGCTCATCTTCCGGAAATCCGACTTTTCACTGAACCTGGAAGAAGGCTTCTTCATGGAAATCTCCCTGGACACCCGAGCAGACTTCCTGGACCAAATCAGCCGCACCATCCGGGATATTCAAAGGAAGGATCCCCGGCGTCTGTTAGCTCTGGGGTTTACCGTCAGCGGCCGGGTAGATTTGGATACCCACCGCCTCATCTTTTCCAACAATCAGCCCTTCTTATTAGATATTGACATCGCAGGAGAACTGCGAAACCGACTGAGCCTGCCCACCGTGGTGGTGAACGACTCCCATGCGATCTCCACGGCTGAACGGTTTTGCGGCCAGGCCCGGTACCTGGACCATTTTTTGAGCCTCTTTATTGAGGAGGGTGTCGGATTGGGAATATTCGTCAACGGCACTGCATACCAAGGATTCCAAAATTTAGCGGGAGAGCCCGGGAACCTGATCATGGTTCCCCAGGGAAAGCAGAAATCCGGTTCACCCAGGGGCAGCGTGGAGGCCTACATCAGCAGGGAAGCCCTTTTCTCCGAACTACAGACGCTCCGGCCCGATTCGACGGCAAAACCCGCGGGCAGCACCCCGTCTACCGGCGACCTGCCCTGGACTCAAGAATACGCCTATGAACTCCTGACCCATCTGGTAGCCCAGAAACTCCCTGCCGCTCAATCAATTCTGGAGGGCATGGCTGATAAAACGGCCCTGCTCTGCGCGAACCTGCTCACCCTTCTGGCCCCCGAGGCCCTCTTTATTACCGGCCCCCTGGGCGAAATGGGCCCCGCCTTCCATACCATGGTTACCCAATCCCTGAAACCCTACACTGTCCCCGGGCTCTACGACTTCTACCGGAAGCGTATCCGGTTCAGCAGCGCCTACAAACAGAACATGGCCCTGGGTACCGCAAAAATCGCCGCGGACCACGCCCTTCTCCACTACGACCAGGAGGCCGAATCATGA
- a CDS encoding histidine phosphatase family protein has product MNHPHLDISNLTHRVDLFFIRHGETLGNRNHIIQGRTDYPLTETGMTLAHAAGSWFASQDIRQIYSSPLGRAMETARIIASEIGISGQEVESWDDLQEIDTGVFTDKSIAAIREEDPQAWRRFSRRSWEGVQGAETIAELEARALRVWNTLIARAGEMDEPARLLCVSHGGLIQWLFRVSLASGWDSWMPVIRVGNCGIFHFTIQPSAAPSSAGTASGAASGAGQTELPESDGASTGFYAEWKLINKIP; this is encoded by the coding sequence ATGAATCACCCCCATCTTGATATATCCAATCTTACCCACCGGGTAGACTTGTTTTTTATTCGCCACGGTGAAACCCTCGGGAACCGGAATCATATTATTCAAGGCCGGACCGACTACCCCCTGACCGAAACGGGCATGACCCTGGCACATGCAGCCGGGTCGTGGTTTGCAAGCCAGGATATCCGGCAGATCTACTCCAGCCCCTTGGGCAGGGCCATGGAAACCGCCCGTATCATTGCCTCGGAGATTGGGATTTCCGGCCAGGAGGTGGAATCTTGGGATGATTTACAGGAGATTGATACCGGCGTTTTCACGGATAAATCGATAGCCGCAATCCGGGAGGAAGATCCCCAAGCATGGCGGCGATTCAGCCGCCGCTCCTGGGAAGGGGTTCAAGGAGCGGAAACCATCGCCGAACTGGAGGCCCGGGCGCTACGGGTGTGGAATACCCTTATAGCCAGGGCCGGTGAAATGGATGAGCCGGCCCGGCTGTTGTGCGTGAGCCATGGAGGATTGATTCAATGGCTGTTTCGGGTCAGCCTTGCCTCGGGCTGGGATAGCTGGATGCCCGTAATCAGGGTAGGAAACTGCGGGATCTTCCATTTTACCATTCAGCCGAGTGCCGCCCCTTCTTCGGCTGGAACCGCTTCCGGTGCCGCTTCCGGTGCCGGTCAGACGGAATTACCCGAGTCGGACGGAGCTTCCACGGGCTTTTACGCCGAATGGAAGCTCATAAATAAGATCCCCTAG
- a CDS encoding diguanylate cyclase translates to MNARVLFVDDDLNLLESFSRNLGRSFQVDTAEGADEALRCLSRNGEYAVLVADQRMPGMDGVRFLQEASQIAPQTVRLMLTGYADTHTAIEAINTSHVYQFLEKPCPLERLQAVLQEAIQVYETKRNLHQASLSDPLTGLYNRRFLEQQIHRLLSRSNRTGEGFGLIFMDVNNFKQINDTFGHALGDLVLARMAAALTDECRESDVLCRYGGDEFVVLFDYSSSRGAEQFSLRLQEAVGTLIIPEVSGWRCSVSAGCASYPDDGADWEALMDVADRRMYSQKKSILDQTPG, encoded by the coding sequence ATGAATGCCAGAGTGCTGTTCGTAGATGACGATCTGAACCTGTTGGAGAGTTTCTCCAGGAACCTGGGACGATCTTTTCAAGTCGATACTGCCGAGGGTGCGGATGAGGCGCTCCGGTGTCTGTCCCGGAATGGGGAGTACGCCGTATTGGTGGCGGATCAGCGGATGCCCGGGATGGACGGTGTCCGGTTTCTTCAGGAAGCGTCCCAGATTGCCCCCCAAACGGTCCGGCTAATGCTTACCGGGTATGCGGATACCCATACAGCCATTGAGGCGATAAATACCAGTCACGTGTACCAGTTTCTCGAAAAACCCTGTCCCCTGGAACGGCTTCAAGCGGTTCTCCAGGAGGCCATCCAGGTGTACGAAACGAAACGGAACCTGCATCAAGCATCCCTGTCGGACCCCCTGACAGGCTTGTACAACCGGCGGTTTCTGGAACAGCAGATTCACCGCCTGTTATCCCGGTCGAACCGTACCGGGGAGGGCTTCGGGCTCATTTTTATGGATGTAAATAATTTCAAGCAGATAAACGATACCTTCGGTCATGCCCTGGGCGACCTTGTCCTGGCCCGCATGGCGGCGGCCCTTACGGATGAGTGCCGGGAGAGTGATGTGTTGTGCCGCTACGGCGGGGATGAGTTTGTGGTGCTTTTTGATTACAGCAGCTCCCGGGGTGCGGAGCAGTTTTCCCTGCGGCTCCAGGAGGCGGTGGGGACGCTGATTATTCCTGAGGTTTCCGGCTGGCGGTGTTCGGTTTCCGCAGGATGTGCATCCTATCCGGACGACGGCGCAGACTGGGAGGCCCTGATGGATGTGGCTGACCGCCGGATGTACAGTCAGAAAAAATCTATTCTTGACCAGACTCCGGGGTAA
- a CDS encoding putative toxin-antitoxin system toxin component, PIN family yields the protein MEKVEAILDTNVLLSGLVSRNGKSFKILQLLAEEKFNISISVPVILEYEAILKKKLNRKVYSDQDIHAIIDYICKIGRHIKVYYLWRPILKDPYDDHLLEVAVATNAKWIITYNVKDFERASTFGISAVTPNEFLRVLEEVK from the coding sequence ATGGAGAAGGTTGAAGCAATTCTCGATACCAATGTCCTTTTATCTGGATTAGTGAGTAGAAACGGAAAATCCTTTAAGATTCTCCAGCTTTTAGCGGAAGAGAAATTCAATATTTCAATTTCTGTTCCGGTCATTCTTGAATATGAGGCGATACTCAAAAAGAAACTGAATAGGAAAGTTTATTCAGACCAGGATATTCATGCGATTATTGATTACATCTGCAAAATTGGACGACATATCAAAGTATATTATTTATGGCGACCAATCCTAAAAGATCCATATGATGATCATTTGCTTGAGGTTGCGGTAGCCACAAATGCAAAATGGATCATTACGTACAATGTGAAAGACTTCGAACGGGCCAGTACATTTGGAATTTCAGCTGTGACCCCAAATGAATTCCTTCGAGTGCTTGAGGAGGTAAAATGA